In Cytophagales bacterium, the sequence GTGACTTTGTGTCTTTGTGGCAGTTTTTTTGTTTTAATCAGAAGCACGATTAGCCTGCTTAATAGCCCGCTTTAATAATGTGGTTTTCACTATAAAGTCAACAGGAAGAAGCACTAAAAACACTGCAAATTTACAAAATAATGCTAAAATGGCGTTTTTAACTGCTGCCTCTATTTTGGGTTCAATAAACGCTTCGGCAATAATAAAAAGAAAAACAGCAATGAGAATAACTATTGTAGTAGCTTTTCGCCCAACCCGCGCTTTAGTCAATTCATCTATGGTTTCCTGAAGTTGTTTGTTTTTAACCTCTAAGTGATCATTAATCTCCCGTACCTGTTCACTAGCAGAATTTAGTTTATTCTGGAGTCTGTCACTTACCTTTGTTATTACCTGGGCTTCACTAAGCAACTGCCCATACTGGTGGCTCAAAGCGCTATATTCTTTATATATATCTTCTAATGAATGCTTTTTATCTTCTAATAATATACCTTTCGAGTGTATAAGAACTGTATTCTCATTATCAAAAAGAAGTCCTTTATTTGAATTATCAGCCATATTACAAATTACGAAATACGAGGTACGAATTCGGTAGAGACGCCCAATTTGGTCGTCTCTACCGAATTCGTACCTCATACTTCGTACCTCGTATTTAAAAATTATGCCTCTTTTATTTCTACCAATTCCACTGGAATATCCATGATCTCCTTAAAATCTTCACCCGATTCATACATATCTTCATCATCCTCCTCATAATACCACTTTATGGCAATATTCACTTCATCAGTGTAAAGCTTCTCCAGCCTCCTGAAAATATCCAATATACATTTTGAAGAACTGGTGTTAAAATATTCTAACTTAAATTTAAAAACGGTTTGTTTTTTGTCTTTAGCAATCTTTGTATAATCATCCAACCATTCTAATATTGGTTTATAAAAATCCACCGAATTTTCAGGTATCGACCTCCCTGTTATTGCTAAAACACCACTATCAGGGTCAAATTCTACTTGTGGTGTTTTCGATGTTGCCTTAATAGATATTTTTTCCATAAGAAAATAGTTTTTTCACGTGGTTTATGTAGATACTTTAACCTGCAAGCTAAAAAATGAATGTTTTTTATCAACCGGATGAAAATTATAGCCAATTTTTTGACCTGATTTTCTCATAATGTCAATTAGCCCTAATCCGGCTCCTCCTTTTTCAGAAAAGTCCTCGTTATTTAACACTTCTCTGTACAATTTTCTTAATTCATCTTTTGACAAAGAGTTTACTTGCTCTAATCGTCTTTTCAAATCATCCACTTTTTCTACAAGGATATAATTTCCTGTTAATATAAAATATTTATCAACTTCCCTGCCTATCATTAATATAGCTGAATGTAGCGCTCCATTATCCATATCAGGATTATCAAAATGATGATAAACATTCTGTAAGCATTCTACCAGTATATTAAATACTTTTTTCTTTACAATAGGTTTATCTTCTATTTTTTTAAGCTTTGTTTCAGTGATCAGTAAAATAGACGTAAGCAATTCGGCAGTTACACTTCCTTTGAAAGAGAGCAAAATGTTCTCCTTCTCCATCTTTTTGAAATATTCATAGGTATTTAACATTCTTAGAAAAATTCTATTTAACTATCATCATAAAATCATTCTTAAAAATCAACTAACAAAGCGCAATCCAAAATTTAGTGCCAAGCTAAAGGTTTATTTATTATATTGCAAATAAAAACTAAAATTTTTAAAAAACATCTATTCTGATAGATTTTTATTTACTTATGGGCATCTCTAAAAACTACATATTTTTTAAAACACACCCCTTGCCCCTCTTGATAGAGGGGAATGTATGGTGTAGTTTTTAGAGATGCCCTTATATTTGTTCTTTAACTTTTTCTGCGCCATGGGCGAGTTTTTTTAATGTTTTTAAAAATGCCCTTAACAATAAACCAAAAGCAATTGTAAATATTGCAATAAATGAAAATGTTTTTAATTCATAGCTATTCTGGATTTCTTCAATTTCAATAGTTCCGCTATAATTTTTACCATCACCTTTATTTACCTTTATTTTCTTTGCTTCAATGTCTTTCTCAAGTTTTAGAGTTGCGTTCATCTGATTTTCTTTTGTGGCTAATTCTTCAGCAAGTTTTTGTTCTAACCTTTTGTTATTTTCTTCATCCAAAGAAATAAATGAATTGATAATTTTATCATCATCTATTAGAGTGATTACCATATTTCCACTATTATCATTATAAATTTTAGCCCTGATGGAAATATTCATATCATTATTGATGATACTATCCTGTACAAAGGGTTTTAGATTACTTTTATCTGCTACCAATTCAATTTCAAAAGGTTCAGATTGTGCAGCTTCCCCCACCCATCCAGCTATTTTATTACCGACACCTGTTGCAGCAAAATAAACACCCATCATAATAGATGCATACTTTAAAGGCGCCAGTTTTGTAATAAAAGATAATGCTACCGGTGACGCACACAGCTCGCCAATAGTATGTAAAAAATAAGCAATAATTAACCAGTATATCCCTGCTTTTCCGAAGGGTTCCGAACTTGCCTCAACAGAAGCAGCAGACATAGCAAAAAATCCCATCCCCATAATAATGGTTCCGATAGCCATTTTAAAAATAGAGGACTCTTCTTTTCCTTTTAATCTCCTCTT encodes:
- a CDS encoding DUF1987 domain-containing protein, which encodes MEKISIKATSKTPQVEFDPDSGVLAITGRSIPENSVDFYKPILEWLDDYTKIAKDKKQTVFKFKLEYFNTSSSKCILDIFRRLEKLYTDEVNIAIKWYYEEDDEDMYESGEDFKEIMDIPVELVEIKEA